CCTCTGTTGCCATTTCCGGCAACGGATGAGGGCTAGGGTGGAGGCCATTCTGAAGGCAGTTGGACTGCGTAAATTTACGCAGTCGATGAGTTAAACCCCGCAGTTCGCCACGCACGCATTACCAATTCTGAAATGACAGACTAAGGGTTCTCCCGGCACGGCTGTTGCTGCCGGTGGGAAATGAGGCGTTCCCGGGCAAATCCGGCAAAGGCTTTGCCTGACGTTCGCTCGGACAACCGCAGGAGGAGGAGCGAGAAATTATGACAGGGAAGAAGGGGAGCTAGCCACCATGACCAGAAGGACAAGGAGCGACCAATCATGACAGGAAAGAAAAAAAACCTCTTTATAGAAGCCTCGCTCATGGCGGCGCTTGCCTTGGTTGCCGGCGTGGTGCTGAGCGCGGGGATCGCCTCGGCGAAATACATGGCGGACGGCGCCGTGCAGAATGGCATAACCGGTGGCTGGGTCACGCCAAATGACATGGTCTGCATAGTCGGGGTGCACACTAACGGCACCCTGGACATTGCTTCCGGCGTAACAAACAGCAGAAATTGTATCTATTACACCACCGGTCTTACCGGAATGAACCCGGTTGATGTGACCACTTCTTCTATGTGTGGCACCGCGGGGACAGCAGCGTGTAATGTAGCGGCCAATTGCACGGGCACAAACGCTACCACGCTCGGTACCTTGACCTGGGTCGGAACGAGATATTTGCTGCTGGCCAGAACGCCCGCTTGGGTAAAAATGCCGATGGTGGGTGGACAGTCAATGATTACGTAATCGTACCACTGCGCCTTGTCTTGGAGGTACCGGGCTAGGCGATGCTCGGTTCCGCGAATCGAGTTCTCGATTTCCATCAGTCTCAGCGTCGATGGTATCAGGTCAAGCCTACCGTGCCCGCTCCCGCCATCAAGGATCGTGATGCTGCATGCCGCGAGCGATTTTGCTTTACCCGTGCCCTTCGCGAGTCCAGTAATCGTATTGACTGACCCCGGCCGCCGAGGAACAAAAATGTCGAGTAAGGTGCCCTTCTTCTTATCCTTCGTGTGAGCAAGATAAGCCTCGCCCTCCAGTAGGTACTGAGTTGCGTTGAACTGCGGATCGGTGTCCACGATCAAGACATTTTTCCCGTGGAACTGCGCCAGTCCATAGGCGATATTCACGGCGAGCGTTGTCTTGCCGACGCCGCCCTTCATATTGATGAATGATATCACCTGGCCCATG
The Candidatus Binatia bacterium genome window above contains:
- a CDS encoding AAA family ATPase, coding for MGQVISFINMKGGVGKTTLAVNIAYGLAQFHGKNVLIVDTDPQFNATQYLLEGEAYLAHTKDKKKGTLLDIFVPRRPGSVNTITGLAKGTGKAKSLAACSITILDGGSGHGRLDLIPSTLRLMEIENSIRGTEHRLARYLQDKAQWYDYVIIDCPPTIGIFTQAGVLASSKYLVPTQVKVPSVVAFVPVQLAATLHAAVPAVPHIEEVVTSTGFIPVRPVV